One Pyxicephalus adspersus chromosome 3, UCB_Pads_2.0, whole genome shotgun sequence genomic window carries:
- the LUC7L3 gene encoding luc7-like protein 3, protein MLSAAQLLDELMGRDRNLAPNEKRSNVRWDDENVCKYYLCEFCPAELFTNTRSDLGPCEKIHDENLRKQYEKSSRYMKVGYEREFLRYLQSLLAEVERRIRRGHARLALSQNQQASGSVGPAGKNEEKAEVLTNKIEGLLQQIEELGSEGKVEEAQGMMKLVEQLKEERELLKSTTSTIESFAAQEKQMEVCEVCGAFLIVGDAQSRVDDHLMGKQHMGYAKIKSTVEELKEKLRKKSAEPEREDRLKKERDEKDKEKEREREEKEKKRKREEEEKEKERNREREKRKRSRSRSRNSSKTSERRGSRSRDHKRSRSQERKRSRSRERQRSRSHNRTDKKHRSRSRDKRRSKSKERKSYKHRSRSRERERRSKDTEKRSSDDKKSSKSSSRDGQSESRKSDSKEFPSQTSVNGSSEDIKSEGDTQSN, encoded by the exons GTTTGCAAATATTATTTGTGTGAATTCTGTCCGGCTGAATTATTCACCAACACGCGATCAGACCTAG GTCCGTGTGAAAAGATTCACGATGAAAACCTCCGCAAGCA GTATGAGAAGAGTTCTCGTTATATGAAGGTCGGATATGAGCGGGAATTCCTGCGTTACCTGCAGAGTCTCCTGGCCGAGGTGGAGCGCAGAATACGCAGAGGTCACGCACGCTTAGCTTTGTCCCAGAACCAGCAAGCTTCCGGG TCTGTTGGTCCAGCTGGCAAAAATGAGGAGAAGGCTGAAGTCCTGACAAATAAAATTGAGGGACTGCTGCAGCAG ATTGAGGAGTTGGGCTCGGAGGGGAAGGTGGAGGAGGCGCAGGGGATGATGAAACTTGTAGAACAGTTGAAAGAAGAACGAGAACTTCTCAAGTCCACCACATCG ACAATTGAGAGTTTTGCCGCCCAGGAGAAGCAGATGGAGGTGTGTGAGGTGTGTGGGGCCTTTCTAATCGTTGGTGACGCTCAGTCCCGGGTGGACGATCACCTCATGGGAAAGCAGCACATGGGTTACGCCAAAATTAAGAGCACCGTTGAGGAGTTAAAG gaaaaactaagaaaaaagtcAGCAGAGCCTGAGCGGGAGGATCGGTTAAAAAAAGAACGAGACGAGAAGGACAAAGAGAAAGAGCGGGAaagggaagaaaaggagaagaagaggaaacgagaggaggaggagaaggaaaaggaaagaaatcgCGAGAGAGAAAAACGCAAAAGGAGCCGCTCAAGAAGCCGAAATTCCAGCAAAACGTCGGAACGACGAGGCAGCCGGTCACGTGACCACAAGAGATCCCGAAGCCAGGAGAGGAAGAGAAGCAG GAGCCGAGAGCGTCAGAGAAGCCGAAGTCACAATCGGACAGATAAGAAACACCGATCACGAAGCAGAGACAAGCGCAGGTCTAAGAGCAAAGAACGCAAATCTTACAAACACAGGAGCCGGAGCAGAGAGCGCGAACGCAGATCTAAGGACACAG AAAAAAGGAGTTCAGATGACAAAAAAAGCAGCAAGTCGAGCAGTCGAGATGGCCAAAGCGAATCTCGTAAATCTGACTCTAAGGAATTTCCCTCCCAGACCTCTGTGAATGGGTCCAGTGAAGACATAAAATCTGAAGGTGACACTCAGTCCAATTAA
- the WFIKKN2 gene encoding WAP, Kazal, immunoglobulin, Kunitz and NTR domain-containing protein 2, with product MLRLLCCTWMGMSLLKALWLLSLLHQGEALPHLRYSHAGLCPNDMNPNLWVDAQSTCQRECDADQECETYEKCCPNVCGAKSCVAARYLDVKGRKGPVGMPKEASCDLFMCTQQGSQCDIWDGQPICKCRDRCEKEPSFTCASDGLTYYNKCFMDAEACTKGITLTVVTCKYHLSWPHTSPMPSETTANPTIASIETPIVNVVPPTLLSNPTHKAVHVGDTVSFHCDVTGKPKPEITWEKEIEGKENLVMRPNHVVANIVVTNLAQLVIYNTQLQDAGVYTCIARNPGGLIKANFPLSVKEQPAKEKSNKTFFPTDECLKPPDSEDCGEEQTRWYFDAKKNNCFIFVYGNCNSNLNHFESYESCMITCMNGPVNFCNSPALQGPCKAYEPRWAYNKLLGQCQSFIYGGCGGNENNFETKEICEDLCPFPKNQKCKVCKPRQKLVTSFCKSDFAILGRIIELTEEPDSGNALLSVEDILKDEKMGLKFLGKQPLEVTLLNMDWSCPCPNVTSFSGQLIIMGDVQNGMAVLQPHSFVGMSSARRVRKLREVIHSKTCDLLKEILGQP from the exons ATGCTGCGTTTGCTTTGTTGTACCTGGATGGGGATGTCGCTGCTGAAAGCTTTGTGGCTGCTCAGTCTGCTCCATCAAGGAGAAGCTTTGCCACACCTGAGATATTCCCATGCGGGTCTGTGCCCCAATGATATGAACCCTAACCTGTGGGTGGATGCCCAGAGCACCTGCCAGCGGGAATGTGATGCCGACCAG GAATGTGAGACGTATGAAAAGTGCTGTCCTAATGTGTGTGGGGCGAAGAGCTGCGTGGCCGCACGGTACCTGGATGTGAAAGGAAGGAAAGGTCCGGTGGGCATGCCAAAAGAAGCGTCATGTGACCTCTTCATGTGCACCCAGCAAGGCTCCCAGTGTGACATTTGGGACGGGCAACCGATTTGTAAATGCCGAGACAGATGTGAGAAGGAACCCAGCTTCACTTGCGCCTCCGATGGTCTTACCTACTACAACAAATGCTTCATGGATGCTGAAGCTTGTACAAAGGGGATCACATTAACCGTGGTGACCTGCAAATATCACCTATCATGGCCCCATACCAGCCCAATGCCTTCCGAGACCACGGCTAACCCAACCATCGCTTCCATTGAGACGCCCATCGTAAACGTGGTTCCTCCCACTTTACTCAGCAACCCAACCCACAAGGCCGTCCACGTTGGGGATACGGTCAGCTTTCATTGTGACGTCACTGGCAAACCCAAACCCGAAATAACATGGGAGAAAGAAATCGAGGGCAAGGAAAATCTGGTCATGCGACCCAACCACGTGGTGGCCAATATAGTGGTGACCAACCTTGCCCAGCTAGTAATCTACAACACTCAGCTTCAAGATGCCGGCGTCTACACGTGTATAGCCCGGAACCCCGGGGGACTTATCAAGGCCAACTTCCCCTTGTCTGTGAAAGAACAACCTGCGAAGGAAAAATCCAACAAGACTTTTTTTCCAACTGACGAATGTCTGAAGCCACCGGACAGCGAGGACTGCGGGGAGGAGCAGACACGATGGTACTTTGATGCCAAGAAAaacaattgtttcatttttgtttacgGCAACTGCAACAGCAATCTGAACCACTTTGAGAGCTACGAGTCATGTATGATAACCTGCATGAACGGGCCGGTCAACTTCTGCAACTCCCCCGCGCTACAAGGCCCGTGTAAGGCCTACGAGCCCCGATGGGCCTATAACAAACTACTGGGCCAGTGCCAGTCCTTCATCTACGGCGGGTGCGGAGGTAATGAAAACAACTTTGAGACTAAAGAGATTTGTGAAGATTTGTGCCCCTTCCCCAAGAACcagaagtgcaaagtgtgcaaaCCTCGCCAGAAACTGGTCACCAGCTTCTGTAAAAGTGATTTTGCCATCCTGGGTCGAATCATCGAGCTGACGGAGGAGCCGGACTCGGGCAATGCTCTGCTCTCGGTTGAAGATATCCTGAAGGATGAAAAGATGGGACTGAAGTTCCTCGGGAAGCAGCCTCTGGAAGTCACTTTACTGAACATGGACTGGAGCTGTCCCTGCCCCAACGTGACATCTTTCAGCGGTCAGCTCATCATCATGGGCGACGTACAAAACGGCATGGCCGTCCTACAACCGCACAGCTTTGTCGGCATGTCCAGCGCTCGCCGGGTGCGCAAGCTGCGGGAAGTCATTCACAGTAAAACTTGCGATCTTCTGAAAGAGATTTTAGGCCAACCGTAA
- the LOC140325436 gene encoding ATP-binding cassette sub-family C member 3-like isoform X1, with amino-acid sequence MEKIEGDISVRGSVAYVSQQAWIQNSTLKDNILFGRTDNEKNYRKVLEACALLTDLEVLPGGDQTEIGEKGINLSGGQKQRVSLARAVYSHSDVYLLDDPLSAVDAHVAKHIFDNVIGPDGLLRGKTRVLVTHGISFLPQVDHIVVIVDGRVSEMGSYQELQKQNGAFAEFLRNYAFDDDVEEEELTMMDEEEVLLAEETLSNHTDLVDNEPIANEARKKFIRQISVLSSDSEPTPHAMSTRRRVCERKMSETAAMKKPPVEKLIQTETAETGRVKMTVFWEYIKAVGLPVSLFICFLYCCQNASAIGANVWLSDWTNEPIINGTQKNTQMRVGVYAALGLLQGLLVMTSSFTLAMAGIGAARKLHAALLDNKMHTPQSFYDTTPIGRIINRFSKDIYVIDEVIPPTILMFLSTFFTSVSTMIVIVSSTPLFAVVIIPLAFIYFFVQRFYVATSRQLKRLESVSRSPIYSHFSETITGASIIRAYGRQNSFIQLSDNKVDENQKSYYPGIVSNRWLGIRVEFVGNCVVLFAALFVVIGRDNLTPGIVGLSVSYALQVTMSLNWMVRMTSDLETNIVAVERVKEYSETETEAPWNIEDKKPEEAWPRNGEVELANYSVRYRSGLDLVLKNLNLKVKGGEKVGIVGRTGAGKSSMTLCLFRILEAAEGIITIDGVNIAEIGLHDLRSMLTIIPQDPVLFSGTLRMNLDPFDKYSDDDIWKALELSNLKKFVSGQTEKLNYECSEGGENLSVGQRQLVCLARALLRKTRILILDEATAAIDLETDDLIQMTIRTQFEDCTVLTIAHRLNTIMDYTRVLVLDKGKIAEFDTPTNLIASRGIFYGMARDAGLA; translated from the exons GGCATCAACCTGTCTGGGGGTCAGAAGCAGAGGGTCAGCCTCGCTCGGGCCGTCTACAGCCATTCTGATGTTTATCTCCTGGATGACCCGCTGTCAGCCGTGGACGCTCACGTCGCTAAACACATCTTCGACAACGTCATTGGTCCCGACGGGCTGCTGCGGGGAAAG ACTCGGGTTCTGGTCACTCACGGAATCAGTTTCCTGCCACAAGTGGATCACATTGTGGTGATTGTGGACGGCAGAGTCTCAGAAATGGGGTCCTACCAGGAACTGCAGAAGCAGAACGGGGCTTTCGCTGAATTCCTGCGCAATTACGCCTTCGATGATGACGTGGAGGAGGAGGAGCTGACCA TGATGGACGAGGAGGAAGTTCTGCTGGCGGAGGAAACACTGAGCAATCACACTGATCTTGTGGATAACGAACCCATCGCAAACGAGGCGCGCAAAAAGTTCATCAG GCAAATCAGCGTCCTGTCATCGGACTCGGAACCAACACCACACGCCATGTCCACGAGGAGAAGGGTCTGCGAGAGGAAAATGTCAGAGACGGCGGCCATGAAGAAACCTCCGGTGGAAAAACTCATCCAAACGGAAACAGCGGAGACCGGGCGG GTAAAGATGACGGTGTTCTGGGAATATATTAAAGCCGTCGGTCTTCCGGTTTCCCTGTTTATCTGCTTCCTGTATTGCTGTCAGAATGCGTCAGCCATTGGGGCCAATGTGTGGCTCAGCGATTGGACTAACGAGCCGATAATCAATGGGACGCAGAAAAATACACAGATGCGAGTTGGGGTTTATGCAGCGCTGGGATTATTACAAG GTCTGCTGGTGATGACGTCTTCCTTCACCTTGGCCATGGCGGGTATCGGTGCCGCCCGAAAGCTGCATGCGGCCCTTCTGGACAACAAGATGCACACACCGCAGTCCTTTTACGATACGACACCGATCGGACGCATCATTAACCGTTTCTCCAAAGACATCTATGTGATCGATGAGGTGATCCCGCCAACCATTCTCATGTTCCTGTCAACATTTTTCACTTCCGTGTCCACCATGATAGTGATCGTGTCAAGCACCCCACTCTTTGCTGTCGTCATTATACCGCTGGCGTTCATCTACTTCTTTGTGCAG AGGTTCTATGTGGCCACTTCCCGGCAGTTGAAGCGTTTGGAGTCGGTCAGCCGCTCCCCCATCTATTCCCACTTCTCGGAGACCATCACAGGCGCCAGCATCATCCGGGCCTATGGGAGGCAAAACAGCTTCATCCAACTCAGTGACAACAAGGTCGATGAGAATCAGAAGAGTTATTACCCGGGCATTGTATCCAACAG GTGGCTCGGAATCCGGGTGGAGTTTGTCGGGAATTGTGTAGTTCTCTTTGCGGCTCTGTTTGTCGTTATTGGCAGAGACAACCTCACCCCGGGGATTGTGGGTCTGTCCGTGTCCTACGCACTGCAG GTCACCATGTCCCTGAACTGGATGGTGCGGATGACCTCCGACCTGGAGACAAACATTGTGGCCGTGGAACGCGTGAAGGAATATTCCGAGACTGAGACCGAG GCTCCATGGAACATAGAGGATAAGAAGCCGGAGGAAGCATGGCCAAGGAACGGGGAAGTGGAATTGGCAAACTACTCGGTGCGGTACAGATCGGGACTGGACCTGGTGCTGAAAAACCTCAACCTGAAGGTGAAAGGCGGAGAAAAG GTTGGGATTGTAGGAAGGACAGGGGCAGGAAAATCTTCCATGACGCTTTGCCTCTTCCGGATCCTGGAGGCTGCCGAGGGAATCATCACCATTGATGGTGTGAATATCGCGGAGATCGGACTTCATGATCTGCGATCGATGCTCACTATCATCCCGCAG GATCCGGTGTTGTTCTCGGGGACTCTGAGGATGAACTTGGACCCCTTTGATAAATATTCGGATGATGATATCTGGAAAGCATTGGAGTTATCCAACCTGAAAAAGTTTGTCTCCGGCCAGACTGAAAAACTGAACTATGAATGTTCTGAGGGAGGAGAGAACCTAAG CGTTGGGCAGCGTCAGCTGGTTTGTCTGGCCCGAGCTCTTCTCCGGAAAACTCGGATCCTCATCCTGGACGAGGCCACGGCCGCCATTGACCTGGAGACCGACGACCTCATCCAAATGACCATCCGGACCCAGTTTGAGGACTGCACAGTCCTGACCATCGCTCATCGGCTCAACACCATCATGGATTACACGAG GGTTCTGGTCCTTGACAAGGGGAAAATAGCGGAATTTGATACCCCGACCAACCTGATAGCATCCAGAGGAATATTCTACGGCATGGCCAGGGATGCCGGATTGGCCTGA
- the LOC140325436 gene encoding ATP-binding cassette sub-family C member 3-like isoform X2 has protein sequence MSLNWMVRMTSDLETNIVAVERVKEYSETETEAPWNIEDKKPEEAWPRNGEVELANYSVRYRSGLDLVLKNLNLKVKGGEKVGIVGRTGAGKSSMTLCLFRILEAAEGIITIDGVNIAEIGLHDLRSMLTIIPQDPVLFSGTLRMNLDPFDKYSDDDIWKALELSNLKKFVSGQTEKLNYECSEGGENLSVGQRQLVCLARALLRKTRILILDEATAAIDLETDDLIQMTIRTQFEDCTVLTIAHRLNTIMDYTRVLVLDKGKIAEFDTPTNLIASRGIFYGMARDAGLA, from the exons ATGTCCCTGAACTGGATGGTGCGGATGACCTCCGACCTGGAGACAAACATTGTGGCCGTGGAACGCGTGAAGGAATATTCCGAGACTGAGACCGAG GCTCCATGGAACATAGAGGATAAGAAGCCGGAGGAAGCATGGCCAAGGAACGGGGAAGTGGAATTGGCAAACTACTCGGTGCGGTACAGATCGGGACTGGACCTGGTGCTGAAAAACCTCAACCTGAAGGTGAAAGGCGGAGAAAAG GTTGGGATTGTAGGAAGGACAGGGGCAGGAAAATCTTCCATGACGCTTTGCCTCTTCCGGATCCTGGAGGCTGCCGAGGGAATCATCACCATTGATGGTGTGAATATCGCGGAGATCGGACTTCATGATCTGCGATCGATGCTCACTATCATCCCGCAG GATCCGGTGTTGTTCTCGGGGACTCTGAGGATGAACTTGGACCCCTTTGATAAATATTCGGATGATGATATCTGGAAAGCATTGGAGTTATCCAACCTGAAAAAGTTTGTCTCCGGCCAGACTGAAAAACTGAACTATGAATGTTCTGAGGGAGGAGAGAACCTAAG CGTTGGGCAGCGTCAGCTGGTTTGTCTGGCCCGAGCTCTTCTCCGGAAAACTCGGATCCTCATCCTGGACGAGGCCACGGCCGCCATTGACCTGGAGACCGACGACCTCATCCAAATGACCATCCGGACCCAGTTTGAGGACTGCACAGTCCTGACCATCGCTCATCGGCTCAACACCATCATGGATTACACGAG GGTTCTGGTCCTTGACAAGGGGAAAATAGCGGAATTTGATACCCCGACCAACCTGATAGCATCCAGAGGAATATTCTACGGCATGGCCAGGGATGCCGGATTGGCCTGA